The following are from one region of the Lytechinus variegatus isolate NC3 chromosome 4, Lvar_3.0, whole genome shotgun sequence genome:
- the LOC121413820 gene encoding serine-rich adhesin for platelets-like, with amino-acid sequence MSKMASSPEMALILITLSILSNDLTNAVTSPGTVSTQRAATSDITNLKPNSEPAVTALYGNSTEATAATSGSLKTIADHTDATNVTEMITEFVTEYYTINITEVPTEESSINTTETYTEFITEIQTVTEVATELSTNDTTEESTMNITETYTEFITEIQTVTEVATELSTNDTTEESTMNITETYTEFITELQTVTEVATELSTIDTTEIVSEIVTMYSTDIITDDTTEVPTTSLPTGTDYVTEVTSETDFMPTDTFMTTVDESSNLTTTRISNVTVNQTFETTEATATELTSVSEATPDNTTSLSTANSTGATASPASTNSISTGVTTPLEGSTSALMTTSEATITTDLTTVSETTPDKTTSLSTVHSTGTTDSPASTNPISTGVTTPVEGSTSALMTTSEAIITTDLTTVSETTPDKTTSLSTVHSTGTTDSPASTNPISTGVTTPVEGSTSALMTTSEAIITTDLTTVSETTPDKTTSLSTVHSTGTTASLAPTNPISTGVTTPVESTSALMTRMTTSEGRTTESFSAGVTTVSASTSVERTTTATTTVPTTATTDLTTTESFTTEVLSTTPASTSIKVTTTSQTTAPIAPTTITAYPTSIPPKRTTFQPTTTTTTTTDSATTARFSTRVTTASASTPRKEATSRSTMRSTTSMVETTTEIRMTTKRTVDDELKELEETPVTEENVEEVSQELAELTEDAEEMTSDGVETTAEILGNITALNSSEPEVTTAVVETVNNLMDVDEAQLEEAANEGATNMAVQSLEAQLQFVNVSASNGTYKDVQPNLGVQVSEYPPEELTEGLTFTYATNDPEGVLLPEHMIVSKGNSTAKTGSEQVQAQLFLPPSIGETIRNKNNTRVSFVLYRTTSLFPSRSLLASNKGKAYDRTSNTRIISASIDGMTISNLSEPVVTSYQPIIGINDTLSDDEIVVNITNPACVFWDFEADDGYGNWSSEGCQLVGTDNGTDDEFRCQCNHLTNFAVLMDIYGGSTLNEYWTFILDVMSYVGCSLSIFLLLVTLSTYLYVKKLRTPQPSRILMCLCTSLLFLYIFFIILASLKNVTMATCGTIVGFLHFSLLSSIAWMAVESFNMYIMVIKIFDRGAIQNFMKKAAVFTIGAPALIVSLTGGIAQQGYMRYEDGLCGFLTEIPMISGVLVPIGVVIIYDTIIFIMVIRRLSRKVPGRQVTKPMYKERLRRLQNASALIVLMGLTWAVGFLTAIEGASLAVQIIFIILNSLQGCFLFIFYCLRNPAARSLWRKLFCRCLPPVEESTTRGSSNGSRSRTPSTPDDNERKKWYHVKGKGGFYDLTKGGKRGKTSEASSTYELASESMVTSNEQFYRKHASRSDVTDDVFEEGIENGVETAYEHDEVDNL; translated from the exons ATGTCGAAAATGGCGTCGTCTCCTGAAATGGCGTTGATATTAATAACATTATCAATTCTTTCAAATGATTTAACAAACGCAGTTACTAGCCCAGGAACAGTATCAACACAAAGAGCTGCAACAAGTGATATAACAAATTTAAAACCCAACTCCGAGCCTGCGGTCACAGCACTATATGGCAACTCAACCGAGGCAACCGCAGCGACTTCGGGATCATTAAAAACAATAGCCGATCACACGGATGCAACTAATGTGACTGAAATGATAACGGAATTTGTAACGGAATATTATACCATTAATATCACTGAGGTCCCAACTGAGGAGAGCAGCATAAACACCACTGAGACATATACAGAATTCATCACTGAAATTCAAACGGTTACCGAAGTCGCCACTGAATTGAGTACCAACGACACAACAGAGGAGAGCACTATGAACATCACCGAGACATACACAGAATTTATCACTGAAATTCAAACGGTTACCGAAGTCGCCACTGAATTGAGTACCAACGACACAACAGAGGAGAGCACTATGAACATCACCGAGACATACACAGAATTTATCACTGAACTTCAAACGGTTACCGAAGTCGCAACTGAATTAAGTACCATCGACACAACAGAGATTGTCAGTGAAATTGTGACAATGTATTCCACTGATATTATAACGGATGATACAACAGAGGTCCCCACAACAAGCTTGCCCACTGGAACGGATTATGTTACTGAGGTAACTTCAGAGACAGATTTTATGCCTACGGACACATTTATGACGACAGTTGATGAATCTTCTAACCTGACCACTACGAGAATCTCCAACGTGACTGTTAACCAAACTTTTGAGACAACCGAAGCAACCGCGACAGAACTCACTTCCGTATCTGAAGCGACACCAGATAACACAACCTCGCTTTCGACCGCCAACTCCACCGGCGCCACTGCTTCTCCAGCATCTACCAATTCAATATCTACAGGAGTCACTACGCCACTAGAAGGATCAACCTCGGCCCTGATGACTACTTCTGAAGCAACCATCACGACAGATCTCACTACTGTATCTGAAACGACACCAGATAAAACAACCTCGCTTTCCACCGTCCACTCCACCGGCACTACTGATTCACCAGCATCGACCAATCCAATATCTACAGGGGTCACCACGCCGGTAGAAGGATCAACCTCGGCCCTGATGACTACTTCTGAAGCAATCATCACGACAGATCTCACTACCGTATCTGAAACGACACCAGATAAAACAACCTCGCTTTCCACCGTCCACTCCACCGGCACTACTGATTCACCAGCATCGACCAATCCAATATCTACAGGGGTCACCACGCCGGTAGAAGGATCAACCTCGGCCCTGATGACTACTTCTGAAGCAATCATCACGACAGATCTCACTACCGTATCTGAAACGACACCAGATAAAACAACCTCGCTTTCCACCGTCCACTCCACCGGCACTACTGCTTCACTAGCACCGACCAATCCAATATCTACCGGGGTCACCACGCCGGTAGAATCAACCTCGGCCCTAATGACCAGGATGACTACTTCTGAAGGAAGAACGACCGAATCATTCTCAGCAGGTGTGACCACTGTCTCTGCATCTACGTCTGTAGAAAGAACAACAACAGCTACAACCACGGTTCCGACTACGGCAACTACCGATTTAACGACAACAGAATCATTTACCACAGAAGTATTGTCTACCACACCTGCATCCACGTCAATAAAAGTTACAACTACGTCTCAGACAACTGCCCCAATCGCCCCAACAACGATAACTGCTTATCCGACATCAATCCCGCCAAAAAGAACGACCTTCCAGCCGACCACCACTACCACGACTACCACTGATTCAGCAACGACTGCAAGGTTTTCGACAAGGGTTACAACTGCCTCTGCATCCACGCCAAGAAAGGAAGCAACGTCGAGGTCAACGATGCGTTCAACAACATCCATGGTCGAAACCACCACGGAGATTCGAATGACGACTAAGAGGACGGTTGATGATGAACTAAAAGAACTCGAGGAG ACTCCTGTAACGGAGGAGAATGTCGAGGAAGTCTCGCAGGAGCTGGCTGAACTTACTGAAGATGCAGAGGAAATGACGTCAGATGGAGTGGAGACCACAGCTGAAATCCTAGGAAACATCACAGCACTGAACTCATCAGAACCTGAG GTAACTACTGCTGTTGTGGAAACAGTCAACAATCTTATGGATGTCGATGAGGCTCAGCTAGAAGAAGCAGCCAATGAAGGAGCTACGAACATGGCCGTGCAGTCCCTTGAAGCACAGCTTCAATTCGTTAATGTGTCAGCATCAAATGGAACATATAAGGATGTCCAGCCAAATCTTGGAGTACAG GTCAGTGAATATCCACCGGAAGAACTTACGGAAGGCCTGACCTTTACCTACGCTACGAATGACCCTGAAGGGGTACTTCTGCCCGAACATATGATTGTCTCTAAAGGTAACTCCACTGCGAAGACGGGGTCAGAACAGGTACAGGCTCAACTCTTTCTCCCTCCATCTATCGGAGAAACGATCCGGAACAAGAACAACACTCGGGTGTCATTCGTGCTCTATCGGACAACTTCGCTGTTTCCCTCTCGGTCGTTGCTTGCTTCTAATAAGGGCAAGGCATATGATCGGACATCGAATACTCGTATCATTTCTGCGTCTATCGATGGGATGACCATCTCTAACCTGTCAGAACCAGTCGTGACGTCATACCAGCCGATCATTGGCATCAACGACACG CTCAGCGACGATGAAATCGTTGTCAATATCACCAACCCCGCGTGTGTCTTCTGGGACTTCGAAGCTGATGACGGCTACGGAAACTGGTCATCAGAAGGATGTCAACTGGTAGGAACGGACAACGGTACCGATGACGAGTTTCGATGTCAGTGCAATCATCTTACGAACTTTGCCGTCCTCATG GACATCTACGGAGGATCGACGCTGAATGAGTATTGGACATTCATCCTTGACGTCATGAGCTATGTTGGGTGCAGTCTCTCCATCTTCCTTCTCTTGGTTACCCTGTCAACTTATCTTTACGTAAA GAAACTGCGTACTCCTCAGCCGAGTCGAATCCTTATGTGCCTCTGTACATCACTTCTCTTCCTCtacatcttcttcatcatccttGCATCACTTAAGaacgttaccatggcaacatgtgGTACCATCGTGGGATTTCTTCACTTCTCCCTCCTCTCTTCCATTGCGTGGATGGCCGTGGAAAGCTTTAACATGTACATCATGGTCATCAAAATCTTTGACCGAGGGgctattcaaaatttcatgaagaagGCCGCTGTTTTTACGATAG GCGCACCGGCTCTGATCGTTAGCCTAACTGGAGGAATCGCTCAACAAGGCTATATGAGATATGAAGATGGGTT ATGTGGTTTCTTGACCGAGATTCCAATGATAAGTGGAGTACTTGTTCCCATCGGAGTAGTCATCATCTACGataccatcatcttcatcatggTTATCCGGCGTCTATCACGTAAGGTCCCTGGAAGACAGGTCACCAAACCTATGTATAAAGAGCGCCTCCGTCGTCTTCAGAACGCATCGGCTCTTATCGTACTGATGGGTTTGACATGGGCAGTTGGATTCCTCACAGCAATAGAG GGTGCATCTTTAGCCGTCCAgataatcttcatcatcttaAACTCACTCCAGGGCTGCTTCCTGTTTATCTTCTACTGTCTCCGCAATCCTGCCGCGCGTTCCCTATGGAGGAAGCTGTTCTGTCGCTGTCTGCCTCCCGTCGAGGAGTCTACAACTCGAGGAAGCAGCAATGGATCCCGGTCTCGTACACCCTCCACACCGGATGATAACGAACGGAAGAAATGGTATCATGTAAAGGGTAAAGGAGGGTTTTATGACCTCACAAAGGGAGGGAAGCGGGGAAAGACATCAGAGGCATCATCGACATATGAGCTGGCATCGGAATCGATGGTGACCTCCAACGAGCAGTTCTACCGAAAACATGCTTCTCGCTCCGATGTCACGGATGACGTTTTTGAAGAGGGGATCGAGAATGGGGTCGAGACTGCTTACGAACACGACGAAGTCGACAATCTTTGA